In Bradyrhizobium guangxiense, the following are encoded in one genomic region:
- a CDS encoding CHAT domain-containing protein codes for MTARIAIATAEPSMFETLRAHLLAAGVTVEDLYDKPLTTPDQTSEWLVANETELLVLDARLPTDPNTAYDSRTTYGAKRVLNTVLAQDPHTSVLVMAPSLGTCVDLDEDCRAVGNALILPMDTLQLHRHRILRPFIATLTGRPDETDAIPGAFRVIEIEIHSAKVECRLGTGEDGSPMLRWNTISDLDDLKSAAQTYARDEMPPTNWLGQTRDVGTRLFKSFVVKAIGEHLFSQIEKSAGGLVGLSFRFVISDAGFYSVPFEASVRYLSEENGPFVLLYAPIVRRIPSFVRGRTSERARIRPGAKMMFVRSQIGEHPDLKLDSAICDGKKFDKLGNIDIELDHVKTLGAQGHFDLRIVNLSDAPPGEAAPYLLKQLDAFRPTILHYAGHAWSDGQKTATLVLPGMQPEQAVGLKLDRVAASDGLSATTLVYLSACRGISKGCVQQLVMNGIPYALGFRWNVEDERAPQFAREFYDELYKTRSVCLAFRKACRASWESLKYDDESPIWLSPILLAQSTDWAARCQ; via the coding sequence ATGACAGCAAGGATTGCTATCGCCACCGCCGAGCCAAGCATGTTCGAAACGCTGCGGGCACATCTGCTCGCGGCGGGAGTGACCGTGGAGGACTTGTATGACAAGCCTCTGACGACCCCGGACCAGACGAGCGAGTGGCTCGTCGCGAATGAAACCGAATTGCTCGTGCTCGATGCCCGGTTGCCGACCGACCCGAACACCGCCTACGACTCACGCACGACGTATGGCGCGAAGCGCGTTCTCAACACCGTGCTGGCGCAGGATCCGCACACCTCCGTGCTGGTCATGGCCCCTTCGTTGGGGACCTGCGTGGACCTCGACGAGGATTGCAGAGCAGTCGGCAATGCGTTGATCCTGCCGATGGATACGCTGCAGTTGCACCGGCATCGGATCTTGCGCCCGTTCATTGCGACGCTCACCGGCCGTCCCGACGAGACGGACGCCATTCCCGGCGCGTTCCGCGTGATCGAGATCGAGATCCACAGCGCCAAGGTGGAATGCCGGCTCGGAACGGGTGAAGACGGCTCGCCGATGCTTCGCTGGAACACCATCAGCGATCTCGATGACCTCAAGTCCGCCGCTCAAACCTATGCACGCGATGAGATGCCGCCGACCAACTGGCTCGGCCAGACCCGGGATGTCGGAACACGCCTGTTCAAGAGCTTCGTCGTCAAGGCCATCGGCGAACATCTGTTCTCGCAGATCGAGAAGTCCGCGGGCGGACTTGTGGGACTGTCGTTCCGGTTCGTCATCAGCGATGCCGGCTTCTACTCGGTGCCCTTCGAGGCGAGCGTGCGTTATCTCTCGGAGGAAAATGGGCCGTTCGTGCTGCTCTATGCGCCGATTGTCCGGCGCATTCCGTCCTTCGTCCGTGGAAGGACCAGTGAGCGGGCGCGGATCAGACCGGGCGCGAAAATGATGTTCGTTCGCTCTCAGATCGGCGAACATCCCGACCTGAAGCTCGACAGCGCGATCTGCGACGGCAAGAAGTTCGACAAGCTCGGCAATATCGATATCGAGCTGGATCACGTGAAGACGCTCGGCGCCCAAGGCCATTTCGATCTGAGGATCGTCAACCTGTCGGACGCTCCTCCGGGCGAGGCCGCCCCCTATCTGCTGAAGCAGCTCGACGCGTTTCGGCCGACCATCCTCCACTACGCCGGGCACGCCTGGAGCGACGGCCAGAAAACCGCGACCCTCGTCCTGCCCGGAATGCAACCGGAGCAGGCCGTCGGCCTGAAGCTCGACAGGGTTGCGGCATCGGACGGCCTGTCAGCGACCACGCTGGTTTACCTCTCGGCCTGCCGCGGCATCTCCAAGGGCTGCGTTCAGCAACTGGTGATGAATGGGATTCCCTATGCTTTGGGCTTCCGATGGAATGTCGAGGACGAACGCGCGCCGCAGTTCGCCAGGGAGTTCTATGACGAACTCTACAAGACGCGGTCCGTGTGCCTGGCGTTCCGCAAAGCGTGTCGCGCATCCTGGGAAAGCCTGAAATACGACGACGAAAGCCCGATCTGGCTGTCGCCGATCCTGCTGGCGCAGTCGACCGATTGGGCGGCTCGCTGCCAGTGA
- a CDS encoding (R)-mandelonitrile lyase has translation MDITLAGTRPTRRAPKEHFTGTVLQDPINMAPAPARLNVSRVAFEPGARTNWHHHPLGQTLYVISGVGRVQTKGGPVQEIRPGDTVWIPPGEVHWHGASPTNAMCHIAMQEALDGNYSTWLEPVTDAEYGAPLG, from the coding sequence ATGGATATCACGCTCGCCGGCACGCGGCCGACCCGCCGCGCGCCGAAGGAACACTTCACCGGCACCGTGTTGCAGGATCCCATCAACATGGCCCCGGCACCTGCGCGGCTGAACGTCTCGCGCGTCGCATTCGAGCCGGGTGCGCGCACCAACTGGCACCACCATCCGCTCGGCCAGACGCTCTACGTGATCTCAGGCGTCGGCCGCGTTCAGACCAAGGGTGGACCGGTCCAGGAAATCCGTCCCGGCGACACCGTCTGGATTCCGCCGGGTGAAGTGCACTGGCACGGCGCATCGCCAACCAACGCCATGTGCCACATCGCCATGCAGGAAGCGCTCGACGGCAACTACTCGACCTGGCTGGAGCCGGTGACGGACGCGGAGTACGGCGCGCCGCTCGGCTAA
- a CDS encoding ribonuclease activity regulator RraA → MSLSPEARKTLAGITTATITTVLLKKGLRNVWMRGARPLRPGLPRLVGPAFTLRFVPAREDLATPESWSSPISTRTAIEAMPEGCIAVVDAMGITDAGIFGDILCARMVKRGVTALVTDGVVRDVEGVLGTNLPVWCDGYAAPPSVAGLTFVGWGEPIGCGGVAVFPNDIVVADQDGCVLIPQAMLDHVLAEGVEQERMEAWIVGEVNNGAALPGLYPMNAETKARYAASKK, encoded by the coding sequence ATGTCGCTGTCCCCCGAAGCCCGCAAGACCCTCGCCGGCATCACCACCGCCACCATCACCACGGTCCTGCTGAAGAAGGGCCTGCGCAATGTGTGGATGCGCGGCGCGCGGCCGCTACGCCCCGGGCTGCCGCGCCTGGTCGGACCGGCCTTCACGCTGCGCTTCGTGCCGGCGCGTGAGGATCTGGCGACGCCGGAATCCTGGTCCTCGCCGATCTCGACCCGCACCGCGATCGAGGCGATGCCGGAAGGCTGCATCGCCGTGGTCGATGCCATGGGCATCACCGATGCTGGCATCTTCGGCGACATTCTCTGCGCCCGCATGGTGAAGCGCGGCGTCACCGCGCTCGTCACCGACGGCGTCGTCCGCGACGTCGAGGGCGTGCTCGGCACCAACCTTCCGGTGTGGTGCGACGGCTATGCCGCGCCGCCCTCGGTCGCGGGCCTGACCTTCGTCGGCTGGGGCGAACCGATCGGCTGCGGTGGCGTCGCGGTGTTCCCGAACGACATCGTGGTCGCCGATCAGGACGGCTGCGTTTTGATCCCGCAGGCGATGCTCGACCACGTGCTGGCCGAGGGCGTCGAGCAGGAGCGCATGGAAGCCTGGATCGTGGGCGAGGTGAACAACGGCGCCGCGCTGCCGGGCCTCTATCCCATGAACGCCGAAACCAAGGCGCGCTACGCCGCCAGCAAGAAGTAA
- the pxpB gene encoding 5-oxoprolinase subunit PxpB — MAATLPPPRLLPSGDSAVTVEFSRTIDDDANQRVLALDKALVASPIDGITETVPTYRSLLVHYDPGKIGFDALGEKLLPIAIQPPPPVTKARRWRIPVAYGGEHGIDLEDVAKALNTTPDDIIARHAGGDYKVAMIGFTPGWSYLSGLDKSLHMSRRQNPRLLTPAGTISIGGVQAGIQCLAAPSGWHLLGRTPVRTYQLHRNPTFLTEPGDRVTFFAIDHKTFEELDRAAEAGELVAEQVAA; from the coding sequence ATGGCCGCGACGCTTCCCCCGCCCCGCCTTCTGCCCAGTGGCGACAGCGCCGTCACGGTCGAGTTCAGCCGCACTATCGACGACGACGCCAACCAGCGCGTGCTGGCGCTCGACAAGGCGCTTGTCGCAAGCCCGATCGACGGCATCACCGAGACCGTGCCGACCTATCGCTCGCTGCTGGTGCATTACGACCCCGGCAAGATCGGCTTCGATGCACTCGGCGAAAAGCTGCTGCCGATCGCGATCCAGCCGCCGCCGCCGGTGACAAAGGCGCGCCGCTGGCGCATTCCGGTCGCCTATGGCGGCGAGCACGGCATCGACCTCGAGGATGTCGCCAAGGCGCTCAACACCACGCCGGACGACATCATCGCCCGCCATGCGGGCGGCGACTACAAGGTTGCGATGATCGGCTTCACGCCGGGCTGGTCGTATCTCAGCGGCCTCGACAAATCCCTGCACATGTCGCGCCGGCAGAATCCGCGGCTGCTGACGCCCGCCGGCACGATCTCGATCGGCGGGGTCCAGGCCGGGATCCAGTGCCTGGCCGCCCCCAGCGGCTGGCATCTGCTCGGCCGCACGCCGGTGCGGACCTATCAGCTCCACCGCAATCCGACCTTCCTGACCGAGCCCGGTGATCGCGTGACGTTTTTCGCCATCGACCACAAGACCTTCGAGGAGCTGGACCGCGCTGCGGAAGCCGGCGAACTCGTCGCCGAGCAGGTGGCCGCATGA
- a CDS encoding biotin-dependent carboxyltransferase family protein produces the protein MSRLVVASIGPASSVQDGGRHGAQRYGLTVSGAMDRLSLAAANTLVGNAPLAAAVEIGPFGAAFTARDGAVRVAISGAPRNADVAGSPVAMDSSVTLKDGETLTLGFARGGAFTYLAIEGGITGELVFGSLAVNARAGLGSPYPRPLQAGDEFSVDAASGAPEMRIELPKPVSGPIRVLLGPQDDEFDDANKALFLNSEWKISATSDRMGYRLQGPAIKHLYGHNIVSDGTVNGSIQVPGNGAPIALMMDRGTSGGYPKIATVITADVGRLAQTSAGTAFRFKAVSMAEAQDEARKFAQAIRSLPDRLRSSDTVALNIEALSDANVAGHAVNAVDAGTWQVTAEP, from the coding sequence ATGAGCCGGCTCGTCGTCGCCAGTATCGGCCCGGCAAGCTCCGTCCAGGACGGCGGCCGCCACGGCGCGCAGCGCTATGGCCTGACGGTGAGCGGTGCGATGGACCGCCTGTCACTGGCCGCGGCGAACACGCTGGTCGGCAACGCGCCGCTCGCAGCCGCCGTCGAGATCGGGCCGTTCGGTGCCGCCTTCACCGCCCGTGACGGCGCCGTGCGGGTGGCGATTTCGGGCGCGCCGCGCAACGCGGACGTCGCCGGAAGCCCGGTCGCCATGGACAGTTCGGTCACGCTCAAGGACGGCGAGACGCTGACGCTGGGCTTCGCCCGCGGCGGCGCCTTCACCTATCTCGCGATCGAGGGCGGCATCACGGGCGAGCTGGTGTTCGGCAGTCTCGCGGTGAATGCGCGCGCTGGTCTCGGCAGCCCCTACCCGCGCCCGCTCCAGGCCGGAGACGAATTCAGCGTCGATGCCGCGAGCGGCGCGCCCGAGATGCGGATCGAATTGCCAAAGCCCGTGAGCGGCCCCATCCGGGTCCTGCTGGGACCACAGGACGACGAGTTCGACGACGCCAATAAGGCGCTGTTCCTGAACAGCGAGTGGAAGATCTCGGCGACCTCCGACCGCATGGGCTACCGGCTCCAAGGCCCCGCCATCAAGCATCTCTACGGCCACAACATCGTCTCCGACGGCACCGTCAACGGCAGCATCCAGGTGCCGGGCAACGGCGCGCCGATCGCGCTGATGATGGACCGCGGCACTTCCGGCGGCTATCCGAAGATCGCAACCGTGATCACGGCCGATGTCGGGCGCCTGGCGCAGACCTCGGCGGGAACGGCATTTCGCTTCAAGGCGGTCAGCATGGCCGAGGCGCAGGACGAGGCGAGGAAGTTCGCGCAAGCGATCCGCAGCCTGCCCGATCGCCTGCGGTCCTCCGACACCGTCGCACTGAACATCGAGGCCCTCAGCGATGCCAACGTTGCCGGCCATGCGGTGAACGCGGTCGATGCCGGCACCTGGCAGGTCACAGCGGAGCCTTGA
- a CDS encoding LamB/YcsF family protein produces MKTIDLNCDLGEGFGAWEMGNDAAMIELASSVNVACGFHAGDPDIMRRTVELAKARGVSVGAHPGYRDLHGFGRHPIAGLKASEIENLVAYQIGALQAIATAAGHKVTHVKAHGALSNVACEDDMTAKAIAAGIKAVDPSLIFVVLANSKLVKAGEEANLPMVHEVFADRAYEDDGNLVSRKKPGAVLHDAKAIADRVVRMVQDGAVVSVTGKVIKMRTDTVCIHGDTQGAVEIARTLRQALKDAGIEVAPFKRG; encoded by the coding sequence ATGAAGACGATCGATCTGAACTGTGACCTCGGCGAAGGTTTCGGCGCGTGGGAGATGGGCAACGATGCCGCGATGATCGAGCTGGCCAGCTCGGTCAACGTCGCCTGCGGCTTCCATGCCGGCGACCCCGACATCATGCGCCGGACCGTCGAGCTGGCGAAGGCGCGCGGCGTCTCGGTCGGCGCCCATCCCGGCTATCGCGACCTGCACGGCTTCGGCCGGCATCCGATCGCGGGGCTGAAGGCCTCCGAGATCGAGAACCTCGTCGCCTACCAGATCGGCGCGCTGCAGGCGATTGCGACGGCCGCCGGCCACAAGGTCACGCATGTGAAGGCGCATGGCGCGCTCTCCAACGTCGCCTGCGAGGACGACATGACGGCGAAGGCCATCGCCGCCGGCATCAAGGCGGTCGATCCCAGCCTCATCTTCGTCGTGCTCGCCAATTCCAAATTGGTCAAGGCCGGCGAGGAGGCCAACCTGCCGATGGTGCACGAGGTGTTCGCCGACCGCGCCTATGAGGACGACGGCAACCTCGTCTCACGCAAGAAGCCCGGTGCGGTGCTGCACGATGCCAAGGCGATCGCCGACCGCGTGGTGCGCATGGTGCAGGACGGCGCGGTGGTCTCGGTGACCGGCAAGGTCATCAAGATGCGCACGGATACGGTGTGCATCCATGGCGACACGCAGGGGGCCGTCGAGATCGCGCGGACCTTGCGTCAGGCGTTGAAGGACGCAGGGATCGAGGTCGCGCCGTTCAAGCGGGGGTGA
- a CDS encoding sulfite reductase subunit alpha codes for MNQITPPPRLDIIPASAPFSDAQRSWLNGFFAGLLSPDVAAPLSAEQGAAVMQGAAGDGDDGEAPWHDQTMPIAERMKLAEGRPVRRKMMAAMAQQDCGQCGYNCHDYSEAIASRTEARLNLCIPGGKETARMLKSLYEELDKAAAAKAPDKADAVAAPAVTVTIAEPGRSRDNPALATFLSRRLLNKGKSEKETYHVEFDLAESKLDYVVGDSFGVFARNDVGLVDQIIALLGASHTTEVNGKTLREVLIDDVSLSPAPDSLFELISFITGGAQREKARALAQGEDPDGDAATLDVMAALQKFSGTRPHPEAFVEALEPLQPRLYSISSSHNATPGKLSLTVDSVRYVIGKRKRVGVASTFLGERINEGEKLKVYVQKAHNFGLPQDPKTPIIMVGPGTGIAPFRAFLLDRKATGAPGKNWLFFGHQRSDCDFFYQDELNAMKTSGQLTRLSLAWSRDGEKKFYVQDRMREVGRELWTWLAEGAHFYICGDAKRMAKDVERALVDIVAQFGARSTDEAVSFVAELKKTGRFQADVY; via the coding sequence ATGAACCAGATCACCCCTCCGCCCAGGCTCGACATCATTCCTGCCAGCGCACCGTTCTCCGATGCGCAGCGCTCCTGGCTGAACGGCTTCTTTGCCGGGCTGCTGTCGCCCGATGTCGCCGCGCCGCTATCGGCGGAGCAGGGCGCCGCCGTCATGCAAGGCGCCGCCGGCGACGGTGACGACGGCGAAGCCCCCTGGCATGACCAGACCATGCCGATCGCCGAGCGGATGAAGCTCGCCGAGGGGCGCCCGGTCCGCCGCAAGATGATGGCGGCGATGGCGCAGCAGGATTGCGGCCAGTGCGGCTACAATTGCCACGACTATTCGGAGGCGATCGCCAGCCGCACCGAAGCGCGGCTCAACCTCTGCATCCCCGGTGGCAAGGAAACCGCGCGGATGCTGAAGTCGCTCTATGAGGAGCTGGACAAGGCGGCGGCCGCCAAAGCGCCCGACAAGGCGGATGCGGTCGCCGCGCCCGCCGTGACGGTGACGATCGCAGAGCCGGGCCGCTCGCGCGACAATCCCGCCTTGGCGACCTTCCTGTCGCGCCGCCTCCTCAACAAGGGGAAGTCGGAGAAGGAGACCTATCACGTCGAGTTCGATCTCGCCGAGAGCAAGCTCGACTACGTGGTCGGTGACTCCTTCGGCGTGTTCGCGCGTAACGATGTCGGCCTCGTCGACCAGATCATCGCGCTGCTCGGCGCCTCCCACACCACTGAGGTCAACGGCAAGACGCTGCGCGAGGTGCTGATCGACGACGTCTCGCTGTCGCCGGCGCCGGACTCGCTGTTCGAGCTGATCTCCTTCATCACCGGCGGCGCGCAGCGCGAGAAGGCGCGGGCGCTGGCGCAGGGCGAGGATCCCGATGGCGATGCCGCCACCCTCGATGTGATGGCGGCGCTGCAGAAGTTTTCGGGCACGCGGCCGCATCCGGAAGCGTTCGTGGAGGCGCTGGAGCCGCTGCAGCCGCGGCTCTACTCGATCTCGTCCTCGCACAATGCGACGCCGGGGAAACTGTCGCTGACGGTCGATTCCGTGCGCTACGTGATCGGCAAGCGCAAGCGCGTCGGCGTCGCCTCGACCTTCCTCGGCGAGCGCATCAACGAGGGCGAGAAGCTCAAGGTCTACGTGCAGAAGGCGCACAATTTCGGCCTGCCGCAGGATCCGAAGACGCCGATCATCATGGTCGGCCCCGGTACCGGCATCGCGCCGTTCCGCGCCTTCCTGCTCGATCGCAAGGCCACCGGCGCGCCCGGCAAGAACTGGCTGTTCTTCGGCCACCAGCGCAGCGATTGCGATTTCTTCTACCAGGACGAACTCAATGCGATGAAGACCTCAGGCCAACTGACTCGGCTGTCGCTGGCCTGGTCGCGTGACGGCGAGAAGAAGTTTTACGTGCAGGACCGCATGCGCGAGGTCGGTCGCGAATTGTGGACCTGGCTCGCCGAGGGCGCACATTTCTACATCTGCGGCGATGCCAAGCGCATGGCCAAGGACGTCGAGCGCGCGCTGGTCGATATCGTCGCGCAGTTCGGCGCCCGTTCGACGGACGAGGCCGTCAGCTTTGTCGCCGAGCTCAAGAAGACCGGCCGCTTCCAGGCCGACGTCTATTGA
- a CDS encoding NirA family protein, which translates to MKIDTVSVDFTDEQKRYLEGFTTGLQISRVGRGLGSGGKANAEPVGPDAVHIKAQDKVIASGKKLADQEKFKRDEHPFDAYPRLRQQARDNAPPSPADNFRWRYYGIFYVAPTQDSYMCRLRIPNGIMKHWQLSGLADLADELCGPYSHVTTRANLQLREIPPKHAVKLIEGIQDLGLCSRGSGADNIRNVTGTPTAGIDPQEIIDTRPHAREWHYHILNDRSLYGLPRKFNVAFDGAGRIAVLEETNDIAFTAYEVKEGFGVEPGVWFRLGLGGITGHKDFAKYSGIIVRPEQATAVADAIVRVFIDHGDRTNRNKARLKYVLDAMGHDGFLKLVEERLKTPFTRVPEEAFLPRPAADRMAHVGVHKQKQDGLNWIGVSLTLGKLSCDQMRGLAKVSRDLGDGEIRLTVWQNLLISGVRDENVELAIAAIKQIGLAVEASHIRAGLIACTGNAGCRFAAANTKRHAAEIGDWCEPRVAMDKPVNIHVTGCHHSCAQHYISDIGLIGARVPVGEEDTVEGYHLFTGGGFGPDADVGQEVYHDLKAEDAPKAVEKLLKAYIAHRSSPDETFLSFARRHDGEALRKLADAEVSS; encoded by the coding sequence ATGAAAATCGATACGGTCTCAGTCGACTTTACCGACGAGCAGAAACGCTATCTCGAAGGCTTCACGACCGGCCTGCAAATCAGCCGCGTCGGTCGCGGCCTTGGCAGCGGCGGCAAGGCCAATGCCGAGCCTGTTGGTCCCGATGCCGTGCACATCAAGGCGCAGGACAAAGTGATCGCGTCGGGCAAGAAGCTCGCCGACCAGGAGAAGTTCAAGCGCGACGAGCATCCCTTCGATGCCTATCCGCGACTGCGCCAGCAGGCGCGTGACAACGCCCCGCCGAGCCCGGCGGACAATTTCCGCTGGCGCTATTACGGCATCTTCTACGTCGCACCGACGCAGGACTCCTATATGTGCCGCCTGCGGATTCCGAACGGCATCATGAAGCACTGGCAGCTGTCCGGTCTTGCCGATCTCGCCGACGAGCTGTGCGGCCCCTACAGCCACGTCACGACCCGTGCCAATCTCCAGCTGCGCGAGATCCCGCCGAAGCATGCGGTGAAGCTGATCGAGGGCATCCAGGATCTCGGCCTGTGCTCGCGCGGCTCCGGCGCCGACAACATCCGCAACGTCACGGGAACGCCGACGGCCGGCATCGATCCGCAGGAAATCATCGACACGCGGCCGCACGCGCGCGAATGGCACTACCACATCCTCAACGACCGCTCGCTCTACGGCCTGCCGCGCAAGTTCAACGTCGCCTTCGACGGCGCCGGCAGGATCGCCGTGCTCGAGGAGACCAACGACATCGCGTTCACGGCCTATGAGGTGAAGGAGGGGTTCGGGGTCGAGCCCGGGGTCTGGTTCCGCCTCGGCCTCGGCGGCATCACTGGCCACAAGGACTTTGCAAAATACTCCGGCATCATCGTCAGGCCGGAGCAGGCGACTGCCGTTGCCGACGCCATTGTGCGGGTCTTCATCGACCATGGCGACCGCACCAACCGCAACAAGGCGCGGCTGAAATACGTGCTCGATGCCATGGGCCATGACGGCTTCCTCAAGCTGGTCGAGGAACGGTTGAAGACGCCGTTCACGCGGGTGCCGGAGGAGGCGTTTCTCCCGCGGCCCGCGGCTGACCGCATGGCTCATGTCGGCGTGCACAAGCAGAAGCAGGACGGCCTCAACTGGATCGGCGTGTCGTTGACGCTCGGCAAGCTCAGCTGCGACCAGATGCGGGGCCTTGCCAAGGTTTCGCGCGACCTCGGCGACGGCGAGATCCGTCTCACGGTCTGGCAGAACCTGCTGATCTCAGGAGTGCGCGACGAGAACGTCGAGCTCGCCATCGCCGCCATCAAGCAGATCGGGCTCGCGGTCGAGGCCTCGCACATCCGCGCCGGCCTGATCGCCTGCACCGGCAATGCCGGCTGCCGCTTTGCGGCGGCCAATACCAAGCGCCACGCTGCGGAGATCGGCGACTGGTGCGAGCCGCGCGTTGCGATGGACAAGCCGGTCAACATCCACGTCACCGGCTGCCATCATTCCTGCGCGCAGCACTACATCAGCGACATTGGCCTGATCGGCGCGCGTGTGCCTGTGGGCGAGGAGGACACGGTCGAGGGCTATCACCTCTTCACCGGCGGCGGGTTCGGTCCCGATGCCGATGTCGGGCAGGAGGTCTATCACGATCTCAAGGCCGAGGACGCGCCGAAGGCGGTCGAAAAACTGCTGAAGGCCTATATCGCCCATCGCTCGTCGCCCGACGAAACCTTCCTCTCCTTTGCGCGCCGCCACGACGGCGAAGCGCTGCGCAAGCTTGCAGATGCCGAGGTGTCCTCATGA